Proteins from a genomic interval of Coccinella septempunctata chromosome 2, icCocSept1.1, whole genome shotgun sequence:
- the LOC123306608 gene encoding uncharacterized protein LOC123306608 has product MIIHWQLTFGVLLVLYISSAIGRKELKSTSKCPMLTECPYRAQQCTEDNDCAVDSICCKSPCGKVCTKQLFTGCETLRNAASRRAKSLGADGKSVRAPRCNKSGGFEPIQCDNEIVSSCWCVDEAGFELAGTRAPAAALVNCTAPKPCADHTCRMFCPHGFALDKDGCPLCRCRDPCSDVRCPNALECQLEDLACADPPCPPVPTCKKGRSLESICPVGDPLRISETVRPFLCGNDPGKPTCPPMYQCLVQKGNDYGVCCPASLKIQKSGTCPSSEGNITDCGLPCSHDLECPSIQKCCKNEKCGSTCIHPKNVTECIHQRSLSEILSVSEREGRGYVPQCSPDGEFQPMQCSRNGLVCWCVDRLGRKIRGSMGPSDSVACDVYENRFDTARSLNSMDNNCQKLECAAICEYGFKLDENGCHTCKCDDPCDGYVCPEDEECINVKDASCSDFLCPTLPVCRPKAVYANPCERGTPLTDDISGAPVACALKDEDGTVCPSNYECKAVMGSTQAVCCPTTYELEAEASEGIDVSDGRTQTMCEYLRDFSETMEGTREGMNLALPTPTCDEEGNFVPTQCDDGSCWCVDNFGTEIPRTKGKKNATTDCAKLRETMECLDLTCRMGCEYGFVLSEETGCPLCQCRDPCHDVNCGSGEQCQLVEVNCKDHYCPPVPACLPKKLGQCPYLVPSNSISCDFTCNSDLACNGTAKCCSNGCGTQCIEPLLYTACQHRRSLAQHQAHESGIPLSKAYVPACNDDGSFRPKQCNPSTGQCWCVDADGFELSESRGGADLDCTRPRSTTRCPTRKCVENCEHGYRMDAEGCRTCECSDPCDEVRCRGEGETCRLVAVECVGSPCPSVPMCLPKKENPCQFGQPLRYGADDEAVTCGPEEETCPSSHKCQLSPIGEYAVCCPKPRDICFEPLDQGSCRGIESKNLTRYYFNSRTNRCESFTFSGCQGNHNNFYTKESCSQVCPVLSQCERLKEKNQKAAERYNKPTFLPRCESSTGNWQPVQCLEHVGVCWCVTPQGNPLKGTLTRGAEPDCNFRQARNRAQNRADFISDADLVLEELMMQIGSLDDGEEPADLDRDESINEGLITSRCEELGGQCDANKKFLPTQCEEDICWCVDEAGNQLPQTSTFKRGERICIFSPVEKVEVTLGFRGEYDDVSSTPVVNRISKIVKNLGGVINDDGIAADISSDALYIKFALIGSKKIDIAYTLERMIMNQHLPDLTADITKSRVTHHLLSPSAALRDQILGLENREIVSQSPVSIVAPYHTALIVVAAASAFIISILTLLVLLYRRKMNSINNNKVVEDSRFLSATRPIYIELPNEKYNTMSSDSSKSSA; this is encoded by the exons GGTGTGAAACGCTCAGGAATGCAGCGTCAAGAAGGGCTAAGTCCTTGGGGGCTGATGGAAAATCAGTCAGGGCACCAAGATGTAACAAATCGGGTGGATTCGAACCGATTCAATGCGATAATGAAATAGTCAGTTCTTGTTGGTGTGTTGACGAGGCGGGATTTGAGTTAGCAGGAACTAGAGCTCCTGCTGCTGCTCTTGTTAACTGTACAG CACCCAAACCATGCGCCGACCACACATGCAGGATGTTTTGTCCACACGGCTTCGCTCTTGACAAAGACGGTTGTCCTTTATGTAGATGCAGAGACCCATGCAGCGATGTAAGATGTCCAAATGCTTTGGAGTGTCAGCTTGAAGATCTGGCTTGTGCAGACCCACCATGCCCCCCTGTACCAACTT GTAAGAAAGGAAGGAGCCTCGAAAGTATATGTCCTGTTGGAGACCCGTTGAGGATAAGCGAAACCGTGAGGCCTTTTTTGTGCGGTAACGATCCCGGAAAACCGACGTGTCCACCGATGTACCAATGTTTGGTGCAGAAAG gtAACGACTACGGCGTCTGCTGCCCAGCGTCTCTCAAGATCCAAAAATCTGGAACCTGTCCGTCATCGGAGGGCAATATCACCGATTGCGGTTTGCCGTGCTCACACGACCTGGAATGTCCTTCGATTCAGAAATGTTGCAAGAATGAAAAATGCGGTTCAACTTGCATACACCCTAAAAATGTGACAG AATGCATCCATCAACGTTCCCTATCCGAGATCCTATCTGTCAGTGAACGAGAAGGCAGGGGGTACGTTCCACAATGTTCGCCAGATGGCGAGTTCCAGCCGATGCAATGCAGCAGGAACGGACTTGTTTGTTGGTGCGTAGACAGGCTGGGACGTAAGATAAGGGGATCTATGGGACCGTCGGATAGCGTGGCCTGCGACGTGTACGAGA ATCGCTTCGATACGGCCAGGAGCTTGAACAGTATGGACAACAACTGTCAAAAGTTGGAGTGTGCCGCCATCTGCGAGTACGGTTTCAAACTGGACGAAAACGGTTGTCACACGTGCAAATGCGACGATCCCTGCGACGGTTACGTATGTCCAGAAGATGAAGAGTGCATCAACGTCAAAGACGCTTCCTGTTCAGATTTCCTGTGTCCCACCTTGCCAGTCT GTCGACCAAAGGCGGTGTACGCCAACCCCTGCGAGAGAGGCACACCCCTCACAGACGACATCAGCGGCGCTCCAGTGGCGTGCGCGCTGAAAGATGAGGACGGGACGGTATGCCCATCGAATTACGAGTGTAAGGCCGTGATGGGATCGACCCAAGCGGTCTGTTGTCCGACGACTTACGAGCTGGAGGCAGAGGCTTCTGAGGGCATCGATGTTTCAGATGGGAGGACGCAGACAA TGTGCGAATACTTGAGAGACTTCTCGGAAACCATGGAGGGAACCAGGGAAGGAATGAACCTCGCCTTACCAACACCAACTTGCGACGAAGAAGGAAACTTCGTACCAACGCAGTGCGACGATGGAAGCTGCTGGTGCGTCGATAATTTCGGCACTGAAATACCAAGGACGAAGGGTAAAAAGAACGCTACCACCGACTGTGCCAAATTGAGGGAAACCATGGAATGTCTCGATCTCACCTGCAGGATGGGTTGCGAATACGGTTTCGTCTTGTCTGAAGAGACAGGTTGCCCGTTGTGCCAGTGCAGGGATCCGTGTCACGACGTGAATTGTGGGTCTGGAGAACAGTGCCAATTGGTCGAGGTCAATTGTAAAGACCACTATTGCCCGCCGGTACCGGCAT GTCTGCCGAAAAAGCTTGGTCAATGTCCTTACTTGGTACCGTCGAACTCCATATCATGCGACTTCACCTGCAACTCTGATTTGGCATGCAACGGTACTGCTAAATGTTGTTCGAACGGTTGTGGAACGCAGTGCATAGAACCTCTCCTATATACAG CTTGCCAACACAGACGGAGCCTAGCCCAACACCAAGCCCACGAATCCGGAATTCCCCTCAGCAAGGCCTACGTTCCAGCCTGCAACGACGACGGCAGTTTCCGACCGAAACAGTGCAACCCGTCGACGGGGCAATGTTGGTGCGTGGACGCCGACGGTTTCGAACTGTCCGAAAGTCGAGGAGGTGCGGATCTGGACTGTACAAGACCCAGATCGACGACGAGGTGTCCAACGAGGAAGTGCGTGGAAAACTGCGAGCACGGTTACAGGATGGACGCCGAAGGCTGTAGGACTTGCGAGTGCTCGGACCCTTGCGACGAGGTCAGGTGCAGGGGGGAGGGGGAGACTTGTAGGTTGGTAGCGGTGGAGTGCGTGGGGTCGCCGTGTCCCTCGGTTCCGATGTGCCTGCCCAAGAAGGAGAACCCTTGCCAGTTCGGGCAGCCTCTGAGGTATGGCGCGGACGACGAGGCTGTCACCTGCGGTCCGGAGGAGGAGACTTGTCCCTCGTCGCATAAGTGCCAGCTTAGTCCGATCGGGGAGTATGCAGTTTGTTGCCCGAAGCCAA GAGACATATGTTTCGAACCCTTGGATCAAGGTAGTTGCCGAGGAATCGAATCCAAGAATCTGACGAGGTACTATTTCAACTCGAGAACCAATAGGTGCGAGAGTTTCACGTTTTCTGGATGCCAAGGGAACCACAACAATTTCTATACCAAAGAATCTTGCTCGCAAGTGTGTCCTG TGTTGAGCCAGTGTGAAAGACTGAAGGAGAAGAATCAGAAAGCCGCCGAGAGGTATAACAAGCCAACCTTCCTGCCTAGATGTGAAAGCAGCACTGGAAACTGGCAGCCCGTACAGTGTCTAGAACACGTCGGTGTTTGCTGGTGCGTTACCCCTCAAGGGAACCCCCTGAAAGGCACTCTGACCAGGGGAGCTGAACCTGACTGTAACTTTAGACAAGCCAGGAATAGGGCGCAGAACAGGGCTGATTTCATCAGTGACGCAGACTTGG TTCTGGAAGAGCTGATGATGCAGATAGGATCGTTAGATGACGGTGAGGAGCCTGCAGATCTAGACAGAGACGAGAGCATCAACGAAGGTTTGATAACTTCGAGGTGCGAAGAACTGGGGGGCCAATGCGACGCTAATAAGAAGTTTTTGCCCACTCAGTGTGAAGAAGATATCTGTTGGTGCGTGGATGAAGCCGGTAATCAACTTCCACAGACCAGCACGTTCAAGAGGGGAGAGAGGATTTGCA ttttctcgcCTGTGGAAAAAGTGGAGGTTACTTTGGGCTTCAGAGGGGAATACGACGACGTATCTTCAACGCCTGTGGTCAACAGGATCAGCAAAATCGTCAAGAATTTGGGTGGCGTTATCAATGATGACGGCATCGCCGCAGATATATCGTCAGACGCTTTGTACATAAAGTTTGCGTTGATTGGAAGCAAAAAAATTGATATCGCTTACACCTTGGAAAGAATG ATCATGAATCAACATCTGCCGGATCTAACAGCTGACATCACCAAATCTAGGGTGACCCACCATTTATTGAGCCCCAGCGCAGCTTTGAGAGACCAGATACTCGGTCTGGAGAACAGGGAAATAGTTTCCCAATCGCCGGTGTCAATTGTGGCACCCTACCATACAGCTCTCATAGTGGTAGCAGCAGCCTCCGCATTCATCATTTCGATATTAACGTTGTTAGTTTTACTTTACCGAAGAAAA ATGAACAGTATTAACAATAACAAGGTTGTTGAGGACAGTCGATTCTTATCGGCAACCAGACCAATCTACATCGAGCTTCCAAATGAGAAGTACAACACAATGTCGTCTGATAGCAGTAAATCAAGTGCCTGA
- the LOC123306609 gene encoding U3 small nucleolar RNA-associated protein 6 homolog — protein MAEYVQRSCESMIKELEVLRRIKLFSDDEINRIIVVRKHMESKIHNVSKSLDDFKSYISYEKLLLKKIHQRQNERGISEKKGWLDNRILFRITRLYQTAVQRFRSDYSFYVEFFKFCRKHKLNSAASQAVDIIIKMFSHKPEVWILAAKWYWHLKDANRALKTLQKGFTIHKQSIDLYNKAIKLELDQLSEADSDVRSIQEQLCVVKIKTYVSLILRNITDLGDILSTLKIVQDHEILKETQEEISRHVFQNYTMDGHLLPPFEEQVRALEEGG, from the exons ATGGCGGAATATGTGCAAAGAAGTTGTGAATCTATGATAAAAGAATTGGAAGTTTTACGACGAATCAAATTATTCTCTGATGATGAGATTAATCGTATTATTGTGGTGAGAAAACATATGGAATCTAAAATCCATAACGTCTCGAAAAGTTTAGATGATTTTAAGAGCTATATATCATATGAAAAACTCCTACTGAAGAAGATCCATCAACGCCAGAATGAAAGAGGAATTTCAGAGAAAAAGGGTTGGCTGGATAACCGTATTTTATTCAGAATCACGAGATTATACCAGACTGCAGTTCAAAGGTTCAGAAGCGATTATTCTTTCTATGTAGAGTTCTTCAAATTTTGTAGAAAACATAAACTCAATTCTGCAGCATCACAAGCTGTagatattataataaaaatgtTTTCTCATAAACCAGAAGTGTGGATATTGGCTGCTAAGTGGTACTGGCACTTGAAGGATGCAAACAGAGCTTTAAAAACACTCCAAAAAGGCTTCACAATCCATAAGCAAAGTATCGATTTATATAACAAAGCAATTAAATTGGAGCTCGACCAACTATCTGAGGCTGACTCTGATGTGAGATCGATCCAAGAACAACTATGCGttgtgaaaatcaaaacgtATGTTTCTTTGATATTGAGGAATATAACAGATCTAGGAGATATACTTTCGACACTTAAAATTGTGCAGGATCATGAGATCTTGAAAGAAACACAGGAGGAGATTTCACGTCATGTTTTCCAAAATTATACTATGGATGGACATTTATTGCCACCATTTGAGGAACAAGTACGAGCATTGGAAGAAG GTGGATGA
- the LOC123307998 gene encoding uncharacterized protein LOC123307998, giving the protein MFAYYNIMVFGVFCVGANSDWVEIPQMQETMEKKTTSITRQYAFPRNEYVYQQPPKINDRFPHTPNPPTSTTAPPKEMSSKTTKSTLTLESNQKPATYPKDNPLIQKRMDNAEEINSEKLVGTTEAFPEETVENVDGSDDPMRGAASFIPFLRSVQDEIIVKGHKNLKGKIDMLKNLRNDLLLNIDERISKLWGGEREYSNEAREHKEEDYDMHFPSNEGALMTIGFLTFAVFLIKLVLKLVQTLKYKHSMVMVTPTMMTTNAALIGRRKRDVVFDEHKRILKLIEENRFT; this is encoded by the exons ATGTTTGCTTATTACAACATTATGGTTTTCGGTGTATTTTGCGTTGGTGCGAATTCCGATTGGGTGGAAATACCACAAATGCAAGAAACAATGGAGAAAAAGACCACTA gcATAACAAGACAGTATGCATTTCCCAGAAATGAGTACGTTTATCAGCAACCTCCCAAAATTAACGATAGATTTCCGCACACACCAAATCCACCAACCTCCACTACTGCACCACCGAAGGAAATGAGCAGTAAAACAACCAAATCAACATTAACCCTAGAAAGCAATCAAAAACCTGCTACCTATCCGAAAGATAACCCCTTAATTCAAAAAAGGATGGACAATGCAGAagaaataaattcagaaaaattgGTGGGTACTACTGAAGCATTTCCAGAGGAAACAGTTGAGAACGTTGATGGCTCTGATGACCCAATGAGGGGAGCCGCAAGTTTCATTCCATTTCTGAGATCGGTGCAAGATGAAATCATCGTCAAAGGTCATAAAAATCTCAAGGGAAAGATAGATATGTTGAAGAATTTGAGGAATGATTTACTTCTCAATATAG aTGAAAGAATAAGCAAATTGTGGGGAGGGGAAAGAGAATATTCGAATGAAGCCAGGGAACACAAGGAGGAAGATTATGATATGCATTTTCCATCCAATGAAGGGGCCTTGATGACTATTGGGTTTCTCACCTTTGCTGTTTTTCTCATCAAGTTGGTACTG AAATTAGTTCAAACCCTGAAGTACAAGCATAGTATGGTGATGGTGACACCAACTATGATGACTACGAATGCAGCTTTGATTGGCAGAAGGAAAAGGGATGTTGTTTTTGATGAACACAAAAGAATACTCAAGCTGATAGAGGAAAATAGATTCACTTGA
- the LOC123307997 gene encoding GPI ethanolamine phosphate transferase 2 isoform X1 produces the protein MFINIIFVLINIFLFINGLLPFRSNNEQYVNVPYKTQQFSVSKIDRTVIMIVDAIRTDFVSHNLMPLTTKLVKEHGCVINVSVSSPTVTLPRIKSLITGSIPQFMDILHNLGSTQVLEDSLLHKARKRNNQILFHGDETWLKIFPSDMFLRYTGTTSLYVKDFYEVDSNVTKNLNLELEKNDWNIMILHYLGLDHIGHVHGPFSHLVPPKLHEMDLIFSRIFKSLSQNKNLSSLVILTGDHGMRDTGGHGGSTYSETHVPFVVLGVPCVNGLIDQVDIAPNLAILLGLEIPSLSIGKLTQLLLKNLTADQYASALYYNAELLSKKYGGNGSEFESISKMYRSYMEKKDENAALHLIEMCTKYSEKASRTLREASTQQDLNAMILSVICLLYALITHLKGSELFKRNVFNYIFYLSIPLLGMVSKNEFVVIPVLIASVFQITGLPKFKIERNNLILVFSIFFQPITWLSSSLIEEEHEFWYFMLNTFLVIQILKTLKKKDFTSCIVWFSIGISFRFAETLNQMGDKWSSLPDTADLLLKPQNYLLHITLLCFSIFNIYYFCLKYGKSLYHLEKIILFLVFIYKLSSPDNFILARIIYLLLAVYLALGLDYLNSWILLIALLSKSYNLCLIPLSVYTSRQIFNEDKMKVGVSSTCLHLIMIKSLFFMQGTGNTIASIDVSVGYTALTNYNPMFVGAQLLINTYSSTILMHLLLYKSENTKSFFRLVYTERLYSTIVVFIVSIIFRNHIFIWSVYAPKLCIECCHTLVLIVEFLFYVFISSVSKKLKVMWK, from the exons ATGTTTATCAACATCATTTTCGtattaattaatatttttctatttatcAATGGACTGTTACCTTTTCGGAGTAATAATGAACAATATGTTAATGTCCCATACAAAACGCAACAATTTTCGGTGTCTAAGATAGATAGAACTGTTATAATGATTGTCGATGCGATAAGAACAGATTTTGTTAGCCACAATTTGATGCCGCTAACAACGAAGTTGGTCAAAGAACACGGCTGTGTTATAAATGTATCAGTATCTTCACCTACAGTTACTTTGCCCAGAATAAAAAGTTTGATAACTGGAAGCATTCCTCAATTCATGGATATATTACATAACTTGGGTAGTACACAAGTACTTGAGGACAGTTTACTACACAAGGCTAGAAAACGAAATAACCAAATATTATTTCATGGAGATGAAACATGGCTAAAAATTTTTCCAAGTGACATGTTCCTCAGATATACTGGTACTACTTCACTTTATGTAAAAGACTTCTATGAAGTAGATAGtaatgtaacgaaaaatttaaatttggagcTGGAAAAAAATGATTGGAATATAATGATTTTACATTATTTAG GATTAGACCATATTGGTCATGTTCATGGACCTTTCTCTCATCTTGTACCACCAAAACTACATGAAATGGACCTGATTTTTTCCAGGATTTTCAAAAGTTTAAGTCAAAATAAGAATCTCTCATCTTTGGTTATTCTTACTGGAGACCATGGTATGAGAGATACTGGAGGCCATGGGGGCTCAACCTATTCTGAAACTCATGTACCTTTTGTTGTATTGGGTGTTCCATGTGTAAATGGTCTAATTGACCAGGTAGATATAGCTCCAAACTTGGCCATACTTCTAGGTTTAGAAATTCCATCTTTAAGTATTGGAAAATTGACACAgttacttttgaaaaatttaacagcaGATCAATATGCATCTGCCTTGTATTATAATGCTGAATTGTTGAGTAAGAAGTATGGTGGAAATGGTAGTGAGTTTGAGTCTATCTCAAAAATGTATAGGTCTTACATGGAAAAAAAAGATGAGAATGCAGCTTTGCATTTGATTGAAATGTgtacaaaatattcagaaaaagccAGTAGAACACTTAGGGAAGCTTCTACTCAGCAAGACTTGAATGCCATGATTTTATCTGTGATATGTCTCTTATATGCTTTAATTACTCACTTGAAAGGAAGTGAGTTGTTCAAAAGAAATGTTTTTAATTACATATTCTATTTATCTATACCCCTACTCGGAATGGTTTCCAAAAATGAATTTGTCGTAATACCTGTATTAATAGCTTCGGTATTCCAGATCACTGGACTTCCAAAATTCAAAATCGAaagaaataatttgattctagtcttttcaatattttttcagccCATTACTTGGCTTTCCTCTAGTTTAATAGAAGAAGAACatgaattttggtattttatgctAAATACATTTTTAGTCATTCAAATACTCAAAACATTAAAAAAGAAAGATTTCACTTCTTGTATAGTATGGTTTTCGATCGGCATCTCATTCCGTTTTGCTGAAACACTGAACCAAATGGGTGACAAGTGGTCTTCTCTGCCTGACACTGCTGATCTTTTGTTGAAACCTCAAAATTATCTTCTGCATATTACCCTTTTATGTTTCAGCATTTTTAAcatatattatttttgtttgaaatatgGTAAAAGTTTGTATCATttagaaaaaatcattttatttcTAGTGTTCATTTATAAACTAAGCTCACCAGATAATTTCATTTTGGCTAGAATTATTTATTTGTTATTGGCAGTATATTTAGCCCTTGGTTTAGATTACTTGAATTCTTGGATTCTGCTCATTGCCCTTCTTTCGAAATCATATAATTTGTGTTTGATTCCCTTGTCTGTCTATACTAGTCGTCAAATATTCAATGAAGATAAGATGAAAGTAGGGGTTTCATCTACATGTTTGCACTTGATTATGATCAAAAGTCTGTTTTTTATGCAAGGTACTGGTAATACAATTGCTAGCATTGATGTATCAGTTGGTTACACGGCACTCACAAACTACAATCCAATGTTTGTGGGTGCACAGTTACTGATAAATACTTATTCATCCACCATTTTGATGCATTTGTTGTTATATAAGTCTGAAAATACTAAAAGCTTCTTCAGGTTAGTGTACACTGAAAGACTGTACAGCACAATTGTTGTTTTTATTGTATCTATTATTTTTAGAAACCATATATTCATTTGGAGTGTTTATGCTCCTAAATTATGTATAGAATGCTGTCACACATTAGTACtgattgttgaatttttgttttatgtatttatttcttcagtttcgaaaaaattaaaagtaatgtggaaatga
- the LOC123307997 gene encoding GPI ethanolamine phosphate transferase 2 isoform X2, producing the protein MEKKDENAALHLIEMCTKYSEKASRTLREASTQQDLNAMILSVICLLYALITHLKGSELFKRNVFNYIFYLSIPLLGMVSKNEFVVIPVLIASVFQITGLPKFKIERNNLILVFSIFFQPITWLSSSLIEEEHEFWYFMLNTFLVIQILKTLKKKDFTSCIVWFSIGISFRFAETLNQMGDKWSSLPDTADLLLKPQNYLLHITLLCFSIFNIYYFCLKYGKSLYHLEKIILFLVFIYKLSSPDNFILARIIYLLLAVYLALGLDYLNSWILLIALLSKSYNLCLIPLSVYTSRQIFNEDKMKVGVSSTCLHLIMIKSLFFMQGTGNTIASIDVSVGYTALTNYNPMFVGAQLLINTYSSTILMHLLLYKSENTKSFFRLVYTERLYSTIVVFIVSIIFRNHIFIWSVYAPKLCIECCHTLVLIVEFLFYVFISSVSKKLKVMWK; encoded by the coding sequence ATGGAAAAAAAAGATGAGAATGCAGCTTTGCATTTGATTGAAATGTgtacaaaatattcagaaaaagccAGTAGAACACTTAGGGAAGCTTCTACTCAGCAAGACTTGAATGCCATGATTTTATCTGTGATATGTCTCTTATATGCTTTAATTACTCACTTGAAAGGAAGTGAGTTGTTCAAAAGAAATGTTTTTAATTACATATTCTATTTATCTATACCCCTACTCGGAATGGTTTCCAAAAATGAATTTGTCGTAATACCTGTATTAATAGCTTCGGTATTCCAGATCACTGGACTTCCAAAATTCAAAATCGAaagaaataatttgattctagtcttttcaatattttttcagccCATTACTTGGCTTTCCTCTAGTTTAATAGAAGAAGAACatgaattttggtattttatgctAAATACATTTTTAGTCATTCAAATACTCAAAACATTAAAAAAGAAAGATTTCACTTCTTGTATAGTATGGTTTTCGATCGGCATCTCATTCCGTTTTGCTGAAACACTGAACCAAATGGGTGACAAGTGGTCTTCTCTGCCTGACACTGCTGATCTTTTGTTGAAACCTCAAAATTATCTTCTGCATATTACCCTTTTATGTTTCAGCATTTTTAAcatatattatttttgtttgaaatatgGTAAAAGTTTGTATCATttagaaaaaatcattttatttcTAGTGTTCATTTATAAACTAAGCTCACCAGATAATTTCATTTTGGCTAGAATTATTTATTTGTTATTGGCAGTATATTTAGCCCTTGGTTTAGATTACTTGAATTCTTGGATTCTGCTCATTGCCCTTCTTTCGAAATCATATAATTTGTGTTTGATTCCCTTGTCTGTCTATACTAGTCGTCAAATATTCAATGAAGATAAGATGAAAGTAGGGGTTTCATCTACATGTTTGCACTTGATTATGATCAAAAGTCTGTTTTTTATGCAAGGTACTGGTAATACAATTGCTAGCATTGATGTATCAGTTGGTTACACGGCACTCACAAACTACAATCCAATGTTTGTGGGTGCACAGTTACTGATAAATACTTATTCATCCACCATTTTGATGCATTTGTTGTTATATAAGTCTGAAAATACTAAAAGCTTCTTCAGGTTAGTGTACACTGAAAGACTGTACAGCACAATTGTTGTTTTTATTGTATCTATTATTTTTAGAAACCATATATTCATTTGGAGTGTTTATGCTCCTAAATTATGTATAGAATGCTGTCACACATTAGTACtgattgttgaatttttgttttatgtatttatttcttcagtttcgaaaaaattaaaagtaatgtggaaatga
- the LOC123307997 gene encoding GPI ethanolamine phosphate transferase 2 isoform X3, which produces MFINIIFVLINIFLFINGLLPFRSNNEQYVNVPYKTQQFSVSKIDRTVIMIVDAIRTDFVSHNLMPLTTKLVKEHGCVINVSVSSPTVTLPRIKSLITGSIPQFMDILHNLGSTQVLEDSLLHKARKRNNQILFHGDETWLKIFPSDMFLRYTGTTSLYVKDFYEVDSNVTKNLNLELEKNDWNIMILHYLGLDHIGHVHGPFSHLVPPKLHEMDLIFSRIFKSLSQNKNLSSLVILTGDHGMRDTGGHGGSTYSETHVPFVVLGVPCVNGLIDQVDIAPNLAILLGLEIPSLSIGKLTQLLLKNLTADQYASALYYNAELLSLTWKKKMRMQLCI; this is translated from the exons ATGTTTATCAACATCATTTTCGtattaattaatatttttctatttatcAATGGACTGTTACCTTTTCGGAGTAATAATGAACAATATGTTAATGTCCCATACAAAACGCAACAATTTTCGGTGTCTAAGATAGATAGAACTGTTATAATGATTGTCGATGCGATAAGAACAGATTTTGTTAGCCACAATTTGATGCCGCTAACAACGAAGTTGGTCAAAGAACACGGCTGTGTTATAAATGTATCAGTATCTTCACCTACAGTTACTTTGCCCAGAATAAAAAGTTTGATAACTGGAAGCATTCCTCAATTCATGGATATATTACATAACTTGGGTAGTACACAAGTACTTGAGGACAGTTTACTACACAAGGCTAGAAAACGAAATAACCAAATATTATTTCATGGAGATGAAACATGGCTAAAAATTTTTCCAAGTGACATGTTCCTCAGATATACTGGTACTACTTCACTTTATGTAAAAGACTTCTATGAAGTAGATAGtaatgtaacgaaaaatttaaatttggagcTGGAAAAAAATGATTGGAATATAATGATTTTACATTATTTAG GATTAGACCATATTGGTCATGTTCATGGACCTTTCTCTCATCTTGTACCACCAAAACTACATGAAATGGACCTGATTTTTTCCAGGATTTTCAAAAGTTTAAGTCAAAATAAGAATCTCTCATCTTTGGTTATTCTTACTGGAGACCATGGTATGAGAGATACTGGAGGCCATGGGGGCTCAACCTATTCTGAAACTCATGTACCTTTTGTTGTATTGGGTGTTCCATGTGTAAATGGTCTAATTGACCAGGTAGATATAGCTCCAAACTTGGCCATACTTCTAGGTTTAGAAATTCCATCTTTAAGTATTGGAAAATTGACACAgttacttttgaaaaatttaacagcaGATCAATATGCATCTGCCTTGTATTATAATGCTGAATTGTTGA GTCTTACATGGAAAAAAAAGATGAGAATGCAGCTTTGCATTTGA
- the LOC123306752 gene encoding SNAPIN protein homolog, whose protein sequence is MPFMFFIKNMDSVSDASPSAISFDENTENFCDNPTRDILAEGLMGLIKPTVDQLDERVKLTRLSQLALKDSVETVHDEIKKIIDAQYLSNVDLDSYVKKLYNTKQRVTVLANILQNAQERLNKIHFQIERETSRKSVIENSQP, encoded by the exons ATGCCATTTATGTTCTTTATCAAAAACATGGATTCGGTTTCAGATGCTTCTCCGTCTGCAATTTCCTTCGATGAAAATACCGAGAATTTTTGTGATAACCCAACAAGAGATATTTTAGCTGAAGGTTTGATGGGATTAATCAAACCAACTGTGGATCAACTTGATGAAAGAGTAAAATTAACAAG ATTATCGCAACTGGCTTTGAAGGATTCCGTCGAAACCGTTCAtgatgagataaaaaaaatcattgatgCTCAGTATTTATCTAATGTAGATTTAGATAGCTACGTAAAGAAGCTATATAACACTAAACAAAGGGTTACCGTTCTTGCAAATATTCTCCAGAACGCCCAGGAACGTTTGAACAAGATTCATTTTCAGATTGAGAGAGAAACATCTAGAAAATCCGTGATAGAAAATTCACAACCTTGA